The following are encoded in a window of Salmo trutta chromosome 27, fSalTru1.1, whole genome shotgun sequence genomic DNA:
- the mrps27 gene encoding small ribosomal subunit protein mS27, producing the protein MAAYTLKRCLGAVKVIHKCGSHRFIARRCLLSTAYTDTKLWDAREKDHQNLALLAALMDRTYDRNFPVSSLSISRFVDNISSREEVDQAEYYLYKFRHSPNCWYLRDWTVHSWVRQCLRYGARDKALHTLKNKVQYGMFPDDFTFNILIDSFIKDEDFKGACSVVEEVMLQESFDLPTTQILSLYALSNYLATKPELSMSDERALGASLLISGLKQDGSIGLSAQLLGCALLGKVEMAAGIHAVFRGMPLMWTPGYLGRALAVMERVAAAPGDGKLSKDAVDYLEGLLQDLSSASDSSGEDDESGGEEGKKEEEVDEDDQAERDKLPLYASRFKDLVGQLQSRGKVDPSPLQVLVSSLVQQSLASAEGPDMEQYQRKVGEWEAERQQLIRREKEMRERAEEERRARQAAKAAAKQG; encoded by the exons ATGGCAGCCTACACTTTGAAGCGTTGTTTAGGAGCTGTCAAAGTTATCCATAAATGTGGAAGTCACCGTTTTATAG CCAGAAGATGTCTTCTTTCCACAGCATACACAGACACCAAATTATGGGACGCAAGAGAGAAAGATCATCAAAATCTGG CGTTGTTGGCCGCCTTGATGGATAGGACGTATGACCGGAACTTCCCTGTCAGCTCCCTGTCAATATCACGT TTTGTTGACAACATATCGTCAAGAGAAGAGGTTGATCAAGCAGAGTACTATCTGTATAA ATTTCGCCACAGCCCAAACTGTTGGTACCTCAGAGACTGGACTGTCCACAGCTGGGTCAGACAGTGTCTCAGATACGGGGCCAGAGACAAGGCCCTGCACACACTCAAGAACAAG GTGCAATATGGAATGTTCCCAGATGATTTCACGTTCAACATTCTGATAGATTCCTTCATAAAAGATGAAGACTTCAAAG GTGCCTGTTCTGTCGTGGAAGAGGTGATGCTTCAGGAGTCTTTTGATCTGCCCACCACACAGATCCTGTCCCTGTATGCACTTAGCAACTACCTAGCAACCAAACCAGAGCTCAGC ATGTCAGACGAGAGGGCTCTGGGAGCATCGCTACTGATATCTGGTCTGAAGCAGGACGGCTCTATAGGCCTCAGCGCTCAACTGCTGGGCTGTGCTTTACTAG gtaAGGTGGAGATGGCGGCAGGGATCCATGCTGTGTTCAGGGGCATGCCTCTGATGTGGACCCCAGGGTATCTAGGCCGGGCCCTGGCCGTCATGGAGAGAGTAGCTGCCGCTCCTGGAGATGGCAAACTATCAAAGGATGCC GTGGATTACCTGGAGGGTCTGTTGCAGGACCTGTCCTCTGCCTCAGACTCCTCTGGAGAGGACGACgagtcaggaggagaggaggggaagaaagaggaggaggtggatgaggacgaccaggcagagagagataaGCTACCCCTCTATGCCAGCAGGTTTAAG GATCTGGTTGGGCAGCTCCAGTCCAGGGGAAAGGTGGACCCGAGTCCCCTGCAGGTGCTGGTCTCCAGCCTGGTCCAGCAGAGCCTAGCCTCAGCAGAGGGCCCTGACATGGAGCAGTACCAGAgaaaggtgggggagtgggaggcagagaggcagcaGCTCATcagaagggagaaagagatgagggagagggcTGAGGAGGAGAGACGGGCCCGTCAGGCAGCCAAGGCAGCTGCAAAGCAGGGCTGA